From the Stigmatella erecta genome, one window contains:
- a CDS encoding pyridoxal phosphate-dependent decarboxylase family protein — MDLPNLDLLSHVPQRWLEVAEKYLKAIPQVRARLDKETGTMLSHLEGRLKPYRGELPSFERLPAQGRPREEVLNELAAMEAREEKRWKEGHVSGAVYHGAEDHIAFVNEVYALHSQSNPLHAELWPSATKFEAEVVAMTANMLGATVANRNLPPEQHVCGSLSSGGTESIMLAIKTYRDWARQELRITRPEMVLPSSAHPAFDKAAHYFGVKAVRVPVAADYRADVAATRRALTRNTIVLVGSAPSFPHGVIDPIAELSELARKRGLGFHTDACLGGFVLPWAKRLGYAVPPFDFQLPGVTTMSADTHKFGYAAKGTSVVLYRGSALRAYQYFTATEWPGGIYFSPTFSGSRPGGLIAAAWATLVTMGEAGYLDATRRILETAKQLKDGIASIPGLHVLGDPLFVIAFGAHEVDIYKVMERMGAQGWDLNGLHKPAAVHLCVTLRHTQEGVAERFLEDLAAAVAHVRANPSEKGTMAPVYGMAGTVPFRGLLSDLLKKYMDLLYKV, encoded by the coding sequence ATGGATCTTCCCAACCTGGACTTGCTGTCCCACGTGCCGCAGCGGTGGCTCGAAGTGGCCGAGAAGTACCTCAAGGCCATTCCCCAGGTCCGCGCCCGGCTGGACAAGGAGACGGGGACGATGCTGTCCCACCTGGAGGGCCGCCTGAAGCCCTACCGGGGCGAGCTGCCCTCCTTCGAGCGGCTCCCGGCGCAGGGGCGCCCGCGCGAGGAGGTGCTGAACGAGCTGGCGGCGATGGAGGCGCGCGAGGAGAAGCGGTGGAAGGAGGGGCACGTCTCGGGCGCCGTGTACCACGGGGCCGAGGACCACATCGCCTTCGTGAACGAGGTGTACGCGCTGCACTCGCAGAGCAACCCCCTGCACGCCGAGCTGTGGCCCAGCGCCACCAAGTTCGAGGCCGAGGTGGTGGCCATGACGGCGAACATGCTGGGCGCCACCGTGGCCAACCGGAACCTGCCCCCGGAGCAGCACGTCTGCGGCTCGCTCTCCTCGGGCGGCACCGAGAGCATCATGCTCGCCATCAAGACGTACCGGGACTGGGCGCGGCAGGAGCTGCGCATCACCCGGCCGGAGATGGTGCTGCCCTCCAGCGCGCACCCGGCGTTCGACAAGGCCGCGCACTACTTCGGCGTGAAGGCCGTGCGGGTGCCGGTGGCGGCGGACTACCGCGCGGACGTGGCCGCCACGCGGCGGGCGCTCACGCGCAACACCATCGTCCTGGTGGGCTCGGCGCCCTCCTTCCCCCACGGCGTCATCGATCCCATCGCGGAGCTGTCGGAGCTGGCGCGCAAGCGCGGCCTGGGCTTCCACACGGACGCGTGCCTGGGCGGCTTCGTGCTGCCGTGGGCCAAGCGCCTGGGCTACGCGGTGCCGCCGTTCGACTTCCAGCTGCCCGGCGTGACGACGATGTCCGCGGACACGCACAAGTTCGGCTACGCCGCCAAGGGCACCTCGGTGGTGCTGTACCGGGGCTCGGCGCTGCGCGCGTACCAGTACTTCACGGCCACCGAGTGGCCGGGGGGCATCTACTTCTCGCCCACCTTCTCGGGCAGCCGCCCCGGCGGGCTCATCGCGGCGGCCTGGGCCACGCTGGTGACGATGGGCGAGGCGGGCTACCTGGACGCCACGCGCCGCATCCTGGAGACGGCCAAGCAGCTCAAGGACGGCATCGCGTCCATCCCCGGGCTGCACGTGCTGGGAGACCCCCTGTTCGTCATCGCCTTCGGCGCGCACGAGGTGGACATCTACAAGGTGATGGAGCGCATGGGCGCCCAGGGGTGGGACTTGAACGGGCTGCACAAGCCCGCCGCGGTCCACCTGTGCGTCACCCTGCGGCACACGCAGGAGGGCGTGGCGGAGCGGTTCCTGGAGGACCTGGCGGCGGCCGTGGCCCACGTCCGGGCGAACCCCTCGGAGAAGGGCACCATGGCCCCCGTCTACGGCATGGCCGGCACCGTGCCCTTCCGGGGGCTGCTGAGCGACCTGCTCAAGAAATACATGGATTTGCTCTACAAAGTGTAA
- a CDS encoding DoxX family protein, producing the protein MLVTTLTEQPSLLKAAALLPPRLSLGSTLVFHGLSKLKKEGVAQTAPMFEQLGFTPGKPWVIAVGITEVVSGVSAILGVATRLTAFAVLATQAVAIGKVHGPKGFDNLQGGYEFNLSLVGTALALLLRGPGSLSVHSALETAAKRRELRRFRLLSRQRRRSRLLDLLG; encoded by the coding sequence ATGTTGGTGACGACTCTGACCGAGCAGCCCAGCCTTCTGAAGGCCGCGGCCCTGTTGCCCCCCCGGCTGTCGCTGGGCTCCACCCTGGTGTTTCACGGGCTGAGCAAGCTGAAGAAGGAGGGCGTGGCGCAGACCGCGCCCATGTTCGAGCAGCTGGGGTTCACCCCCGGCAAGCCCTGGGTCATCGCCGTGGGCATCACCGAGGTGGTGTCCGGGGTGAGCGCCATCCTGGGCGTGGCTACCCGCCTCACCGCGTTCGCGGTGCTCGCCACGCAGGCCGTCGCCATCGGCAAGGTGCACGGGCCCAAGGGCTTCGACAACCTCCAGGGCGGCTACGAGTTCAACCTCTCCCTGGTGGGCACCGCGCTGGCCCTGCTGCTCCGGGGCCCGGGCAGCCTCTCGGTGCACAGCGCCCTGGAGACCGCCGCCAAGCGCCGGGAGCTGCGCCGCTTCCGGCTCCTGTCCCGCCAGCGCCGCCGCTCGCGCCTGCTCGACCTGCTGGGCTGA
- a CDS encoding DUF6184 family natural product biosynthesis lipoprotein, whose translation MTRPHLAFMTGKTWVAVAGALWLWGCDDSTVAEVTDSQAAAVDAASENLCDIFDACGNIGEGKTYASRSDCETNRKAFWNGKWPVESCDNHIHGDNLQACLDAIETMDCNSLVDELRVINGACAQDKVCAGE comes from the coding sequence ATGACACGCCCCCATCTCGCCTTCATGACCGGAAAAACGTGGGTGGCGGTGGCGGGAGCCCTGTGGCTGTGGGGCTGTGACGACTCCACCGTGGCGGAGGTGACGGACAGCCAGGCCGCCGCCGTGGACGCCGCGAGCGAGAACCTCTGCGACATCTTCGATGCGTGCGGCAACATCGGCGAGGGAAAGACCTACGCCAGCCGCAGCGACTGCGAGACGAACCGCAAGGCCTTCTGGAACGGGAAGTGGCCCGTGGAGAGCTGCGACAACCACATCCACGGGGACAACCTCCAGGCCTGTCTGGATGCCATCGAGACGATGGACTGCAACAGCCTGGTGGACGAGCTCCGGGTCATCAACGGGGCCTGTGCCCAGGACAAGGTCTGCGCCGGCGAGTAG
- a CDS encoding xylulokinase translates to MGGGKVPNAGSPTILAIDLGTSAVKLALVTTRGVIQGGEVEPLPLALLPEGGAEQDPESWWSAIVRGTRRLLAHDGVSAADVVGVNCSSQWSGTVAVDAQGKPLRPALLWMDSRGAPHVRRLTRGLLSVEGYSLGKLFTWLRLTGGAPSMSGKDPVGHILYLQHEHPGLYRDTYKFLEPKDWLNLRLSGRFASSYDAITLHWVTDNRDVARVGYDERLLAMTGLHRDKLPELLPAASVMGPLRPEAARELGLSERVQVVTGAPDIMAAAVGSGAVRDFEPHLCIGTSSWLSCHVPYKKADILHQMGTVPSALPGRYLLLNEQESAGICLSQLKALLFDAQDAATAPDSQQIYARFEEAAARVPAGSDQVIFLPWLNGERSPVEDARLRGGFFNQSLQTTRGHLVRAVMEGVAYNSRWLLSYVEPFLGRKLDGIRLIGGGARSRVWCQILADVLDRPIHQVDEPVLANARGAAFQAALALQHLTVEEMPSLVPITQTYEPNGAHRGLYDELFGEFLNLYKANKAIFARLNRSRSA, encoded by the coding sequence ATGGGAGGGGGAAAGGTGCCGAACGCGGGGAGTCCAACCATCCTGGCCATCGATTTGGGGACGTCGGCCGTCAAGCTGGCCCTCGTCACGACGCGGGGCGTCATCCAGGGGGGCGAGGTGGAGCCGCTTCCGCTGGCGCTGCTCCCGGAAGGGGGGGCGGAGCAGGATCCGGAGAGCTGGTGGTCGGCCATCGTGCGGGGCACGCGGCGGCTGCTGGCGCACGACGGGGTGTCCGCGGCGGACGTGGTGGGCGTCAACTGCAGCAGCCAGTGGTCCGGCACGGTGGCGGTGGACGCGCAGGGCAAGCCCCTGCGGCCGGCCCTTCTGTGGATGGACTCGCGCGGCGCGCCCCACGTCCGGCGGCTCACCCGGGGCCTGCTCTCCGTCGAGGGCTACTCGCTGGGCAAGCTCTTCACCTGGCTGCGGCTGACGGGCGGGGCGCCCAGCATGTCCGGCAAGGATCCGGTGGGGCACATCCTCTACCTCCAGCATGAGCACCCGGGGCTCTACCGCGACACCTACAAGTTCCTGGAGCCCAAGGACTGGCTCAACCTGCGGCTCAGCGGCCGGTTCGCCTCCTCCTATGACGCCATCACCCTGCACTGGGTGACGGACAACCGGGACGTGGCGCGGGTGGGGTACGACGAGCGCCTCCTGGCGATGACGGGGCTGCACCGGGACAAGCTGCCCGAGCTGCTGCCGGCCGCATCCGTCATGGGGCCGCTGCGGCCCGAGGCCGCGCGCGAGCTGGGGCTGTCCGAGAGGGTGCAGGTGGTGACGGGCGCCCCGGACATCATGGCGGCGGCGGTGGGCTCTGGCGCGGTGCGCGACTTCGAGCCGCACCTGTGCATCGGCACCTCCTCGTGGCTGAGCTGCCATGTGCCCTACAAGAAGGCGGACATCCTGCACCAGATGGGCACGGTGCCCTCGGCGCTTCCGGGCCGCTACCTGCTGCTCAACGAGCAGGAGTCCGCCGGCATCTGCCTGTCCCAGCTCAAGGCGCTGCTCTTCGACGCCCAGGACGCGGCCACCGCGCCGGACTCCCAGCAGATCTACGCCCGCTTCGAGGAGGCCGCCGCGCGCGTGCCCGCGGGCAGCGATCAGGTCATCTTCCTGCCCTGGCTCAACGGCGAGCGCTCCCCGGTGGAGGACGCGCGCCTGCGCGGCGGGTTCTTCAACCAGTCGCTCCAGACGACGCGCGGGCACCTGGTGCGCGCGGTGATGGAGGGCGTGGCCTACAACAGCCGCTGGCTGCTGTCCTACGTGGAGCCCTTCCTGGGGAGGAAGCTGGACGGCATCCGGCTGATTGGCGGCGGGGCGCGCTCGCGCGTGTGGTGTCAGATTCTCGCGGACGTGCTGGACCGGCCCATCCACCAGGTGGACGAGCCCGTGCTGGCCAACGCCCGGGGCGCGGCCTTCCAGGCGGCGCTGGCGCTCCAGCACCTGACGGTGGAGGAGATGCCGTCGCTGGTGCCCATTACCCAGACCTACGAGCCCAACGGTGCCCACCGTGGGCTCTACGACGAGCTGTTTGGTGAGTTCTTGAACCTCTACAAGGCCAACAAGGCCATCTTCGCGCGCCTCAACCGCTCCCGGAGCGCGTGA
- a CDS encoding FAD-binding protein, which produces MSLGTLPRRSLLQGALVATAAAFNPIRRSWASSNEPGALDVPTFEGQLLLDAAVREQAADDFGHAVHRTPWAVLVPGSVDDIVKVIRFARLHQLKVSGARGIGESHSTQGQAQVEAGVLIDMSALSTIHEITGNSAWVDAGVRWIQLLQATVPVGLSPPVLTDYIDLSVGGTLSVGGIGGQAFRHGLQVDNVLELEVVTGRGERVNCSPFHRKPLFDAVRSGLGQFGIIVRAKLRLVPVPPLARTYTATYAQLSGLVADQRKLIEDGRFDYVEGSISLAGGVRTYQLEAVKYFRPEAPPSDAALLQGLSFQPGTVSVQDSTYFDFTNRLAPMVEQLKGLGVWQLPHPWLNVFVPGRSVTAYVEQVLNQTSEEELGQGPILLYPFHNRELTAPFLRVPADQHTFLLSLLRTAVPPTPENVEALLAKNRLFLKQLADIGGKAYPISSGPQTPAEWSEHFQPLWGLFQSSKWAFDPDLVLTPGQRIF; this is translated from the coding sequence ATGTCGCTCGGAACCCTTCCCCGCCGGTCCCTCCTGCAAGGAGCGCTGGTGGCCACGGCCGCGGCATTCAACCCCATCCGCCGCAGCTGGGCGTCCAGCAACGAGCCCGGCGCCCTAGATGTGCCCACGTTCGAGGGCCAGCTGCTGCTGGACGCGGCGGTGCGGGAGCAGGCCGCGGACGACTTCGGCCACGCCGTGCACCGCACGCCCTGGGCGGTGCTGGTGCCGGGCTCGGTGGACGACATCGTGAAGGTGATTCGCTTCGCGCGGCTGCACCAGCTGAAGGTCTCCGGCGCGCGGGGAATCGGCGAGAGCCACAGCACCCAGGGCCAGGCCCAGGTCGAGGCCGGCGTGCTCATCGACATGTCCGCCCTGTCCACCATCCATGAAATCACCGGCAACAGCGCCTGGGTGGACGCGGGCGTGCGGTGGATTCAGCTGCTGCAGGCCACCGTGCCGGTGGGGCTGAGCCCCCCGGTGCTCACGGACTACATCGACCTGAGCGTCGGCGGGACGCTGTCGGTGGGCGGCATTGGCGGGCAGGCGTTCCGCCATGGCCTCCAGGTGGACAACGTGCTGGAGCTGGAGGTGGTGACGGGCCGGGGCGAGCGGGTGAACTGCTCCCCGTTCCACCGCAAGCCGCTGTTCGACGCCGTGCGCAGCGGGCTGGGCCAGTTCGGCATCATCGTCCGGGCGAAGCTCCGGCTGGTGCCCGTGCCCCCCCTGGCCCGCACCTACACGGCCACGTACGCGCAGCTCTCGGGGCTCGTGGCGGACCAGCGGAAGCTCATCGAGGATGGCCGCTTCGACTACGTGGAGGGCTCCATCTCGCTGGCGGGGGGCGTGCGCACCTACCAGCTGGAGGCCGTGAAGTACTTCCGCCCGGAGGCCCCGCCGAGCGATGCGGCGCTGCTCCAGGGCCTGTCCTTCCAGCCCGGCACGGTGTCGGTGCAGGACAGCACCTACTTCGACTTCACCAACCGCCTGGCCCCGATGGTGGAGCAGCTCAAGGGCCTGGGCGTGTGGCAGCTTCCCCACCCCTGGCTGAACGTGTTCGTCCCCGGGCGCTCCGTCACCGCCTATGTGGAGCAGGTGCTCAACCAGACGTCCGAGGAGGAGCTGGGCCAGGGCCCCATCCTGCTCTACCCCTTCCACAACCGCGAGCTCACCGCGCCGTTCCTCCGCGTGCCGGCCGACCAGCACACCTTCCTGCTGTCGCTGCTGCGCACCGCCGTGCCCCCCACCCCGGAGAACGTGGAGGCGCTGCTCGCGAAGAACCGGCTGTTCCTCAAGCAGCTCGCCGACATTGGCGGCAAGGCGTACCCCATCAGCTCGGGCCCCCAGACGCCCGCCGAGTGGAGCGAGCACTTCCAGCCCCTGTGGGGCCTGTTCCAGTCCTCCAAGTGGGCGTTCGACCCGGACCTCGTCCTCACCCCGGGTCAGCGCATCTTCTGA